The following proteins are co-located in the Nocardia bhagyanarayanae genome:
- a CDS encoding excisionase family DNA-binding protein: MSIEFAAERASVTKDTNRRMIADGTPPAYRFRGQIRIALEDIDAAMRPLR; the protein is encoded by the coding sequence GTGTCGATCGAGTTCGCAGCTGAGCGCGCCAGTGTGACCAAGGACACAAACAGACGGATGATTGCCGATGGCACTCCGCCGGCCTACAGATTCAGGGGGCAGATACGCATTGCACTCGAAGACATCGATGCTGCTATGCGCCCGCTGCGCTGA